One region of Halohasta litchfieldiae genomic DNA includes:
- a CDS encoding tyrosine--tRNA ligase: MDAYELITRNADEVVTEDEVRTLANDPEGKRAYVGYEPSGVLHIGHMLTATKLIDLQEAGFEVTVLLADVHAYLNDKGSFEEIRETADRMQAQFIAYGLDEDKTEFVLGSEFQLDEEYTLDLHAAELSTTLSRAKRSMAEIQRGDHAKVSQMVYPLMQALDIEYLDVDLAVGGLDQRKVHMLARETLPDLDYEVRPALHTPIIADLSTGVGKMSSSDGVTISMDDTTEEISEKVNDAYCPPTADPEPTDDGEDRENPVLQLFKYHVFPRVSTVVVERPDEYGGDLEYDSYEALEAEMESGELHPMDAKGALADALDDLIEPGRRKLDA, encoded by the coding sequence ATGGACGCCTACGAGCTGATCACCCGGAATGCCGATGAGGTGGTCACCGAAGACGAGGTTCGCACGCTAGCCAACGACCCCGAGGGCAAGCGAGCCTATGTCGGCTACGAACCCTCCGGCGTCCTCCACATCGGCCACATGCTGACGGCGACGAAACTGATCGATCTTCAGGAGGCGGGCTTCGAGGTGACGGTCCTGTTGGCTGATGTCCACGCCTATTTGAATGACAAAGGCTCCTTCGAGGAGATCCGCGAGACCGCCGACCGGATGCAAGCCCAGTTCATCGCCTACGGGCTGGACGAAGACAAAACCGAGTTCGTCCTTGGCTCGGAGTTCCAACTCGACGAGGAGTACACCCTCGACCTGCACGCGGCCGAACTGTCGACGACGCTGTCGCGGGCCAAGCGCTCGATGGCCGAGATCCAGCGCGGCGACCACGCCAAGGTCTCCCAGATGGTCTACCCACTGATGCAGGCACTCGACATCGAATATCTCGATGTCGACCTCGCTGTCGGCGGCCTTGACCAGCGGAAGGTCCACATGCTCGCCCGCGAGACGCTCCCAGACCTCGATTATGAGGTCCGACCCGCGCTCCACACGCCGATTATCGCTGACTTGTCGACCGGTGTCGGCAAGATGTCGTCCAGCGACGGGGTGACGATTTCGATGGACGACACCACCGAGGAAATCAGCGAGAAAGTCAACGACGCCTACTGCCCGCCGACAGCCGATCCGGAGCCAACCGACGACGGTGAGGACCGCGAAAATCCCGTCCTGCAGCTGTTCAAATACCACGTCTTCCCACGGGTGTCGACGGTCGTCGTCGAGCGACCCGACGAGTACGGCGGCGACCTCGAATACGATAGCTACGAGGCTCTTGAAGCCGAGATGGAGTCCGGCGAACTCCACCCGATGGACGCCAAAGGCGCGCTTGCCGACGCCCTCGACGACCTGATCGAGCCCGGTCGACGGAAACTCGACGCCTGA
- a CDS encoding ferritin-like domain-containing protein → MVDNTNSGSQQSNAATNRRRFLGGAAGALGVVGVGGAFTMPVAAGDDPATTGDDEPPTAVDSDFDDDVDILNYALTLEYLEAEFYEQALDNIDQDDLLDNKVVKHVGGDAVDSYGDEILDYVYEEIETIQEHEEIHAETLESVITDLGGDPVDEPEFDFGEAVEEPMAFIETAAALEDTGVAAYAGAATEIENADLIAPALSIHSVEGRHASFVRVLGGQSGFPNAFDYPLSRADVEELAGQFIVEDD, encoded by the coding sequence ATGGTAGACAATACGAATAGCGGCAGTCAACAGTCCAATGCAGCAACCAACAGACGGCGGTTTCTCGGCGGCGCTGCTGGCGCACTCGGAGTCGTCGGCGTTGGCGGCGCGTTCACGATGCCAGTCGCTGCGGGCGACGATCCAGCAACCACGGGCGATGACGAACCCCCAACAGCCGTCGACAGCGATTTCGATGACGACGTCGACATCCTCAACTACGCCCTCACACTCGAATACCTCGAAGCCGAGTTCTACGAGCAGGCTCTCGACAACATCGACCAGGATGACTTGCTCGATAACAAGGTCGTCAAACACGTCGGCGGCGATGCTGTCGACTCCTATGGCGACGAGATTCTCGACTACGTGTACGAAGAAATAGAGACGATTCAGGAACACGAAGAGATCCACGCCGAAACCCTCGAGTCGGTCATCACTGATCTCGGTGGCGACCCGGTCGACGAGCCGGAGTTCGACTTCGGCGAGGCGGTCGAAGAGCCGATGGCGTTCATCGAGACCGCCGCAGCGCTCGAAGATACGGGTGTCGCAGCCTACGCAGGCGCGGCCACCGAAATCGAGAACGCGGACCTCATCGCTCCCGCACTGAGTATCCACAGTGTCGAAGGTCGACACGCATCGTTCGTCCGCGTGCTGGGCGGGCAGAGTGGCTTCCCCAACGCCTTCGATTACCCACTCTCCCGGGCAGATGTCGAGGAACTCGCTGGGCAGTTCATCGTCGAAGACGACTAA
- a CDS encoding DUF460 domain-containing protein, translated as MTVRTNALDGPVFGVDIQSGDIRGDAPSYALAVLDDGEIQRDVVSFRKLCRLINNEEPALLATDNAYELAEDKDALVGFLRRLPSATTLVQVTGDERPEPLSRVAARHGVPYGKKPMKEAEAAARLAAANVGCEVSAFTNTTTVKVARGRSTGKGGWSQDRYTRRIHGSVKKMARKVESKLTKANLEFEADVTEKYGGYSNAIFTVEATPSELPVSTHRSGDTRIEIERERRDGISYEPLVKRRDRVIVGIDPGTTTAAAVVSLDGRVLDRFSSRTADTAELTEWLIDRGRPLIVAADVTPMPQTVEKFRRSFDATGWEPPSDIPIDEKVHRTRDHEYENDHERDAMAAALYAYDDHEDQFDRIAQKTPRQFDREEVIAHVVGGASVEAALRELSDEPEPDEEESTHEPRELSDEEQRIKELEAQVERLQSHNDELETELDKREETIEQYKEELSTAKRQERQEARERREVSRLQRETDRLERERDEAEARAEEMASKLDRLKELWKLDHSNVDDVAGDRNLVSVKIVDQFTKRDIEAVDEEIGLSSGDIVYFRDASGAGRSTAERLAATDPRVVLRDGGLSDAADEVLFESGIPVGPADDVSIQEIDELAVVDDEEIEAVIKEWERRAEERRREQNASMVDELISEHRADTKSSGS; from the coding sequence GTGACCGTCCGGACGAACGCACTCGACGGGCCGGTGTTCGGCGTCGACATCCAGAGCGGCGACATCCGCGGCGATGCGCCATCTTATGCGCTCGCGGTGCTGGATGACGGCGAGATACAACGGGACGTGGTTTCGTTCCGCAAGCTCTGTCGACTCATCAACAACGAAGAGCCAGCGCTGCTGGCGACCGACAACGCCTACGAACTGGCCGAAGACAAAGACGCACTCGTCGGCTTTCTCCGCAGGCTTCCCTCCGCAACCACGCTCGTTCAAGTAACCGGCGACGAGCGGCCCGAACCGCTCTCGCGGGTCGCTGCCCGTCACGGCGTCCCCTACGGCAAAAAACCGATGAAGGAAGCCGAGGCCGCCGCCCGCCTCGCGGCCGCCAACGTCGGCTGTGAAGTCTCGGCGTTTACGAATACGACGACTGTCAAGGTCGCCCGTGGCCGGTCGACCGGCAAGGGTGGCTGGAGCCAAGACCGCTACACGCGCCGGATTCACGGCAGTGTCAAGAAGATGGCCCGGAAAGTCGAATCCAAGCTCACCAAGGCGAATCTGGAGTTCGAGGCCGACGTCACCGAGAAGTACGGCGGCTACTCGAATGCGATCTTTACCGTCGAAGCGACGCCCTCCGAGTTGCCGGTGTCGACCCATCGCTCCGGTGACACGCGGATCGAGATCGAACGCGAACGACGGGATGGGATCAGCTACGAACCGCTCGTGAAGCGCCGGGATCGGGTGATCGTCGGCATCGACCCCGGGACGACCACCGCGGCAGCGGTCGTCTCCCTCGATGGGCGGGTGTTGGATCGGTTTTCGAGCCGCACCGCCGACACAGCCGAACTCACCGAGTGGCTCATCGACCGCGGTCGACCGCTTATCGTCGCCGCCGACGTGACGCCGATGCCCCAGACGGTCGAAAAGTTCCGGCGGAGCTTCGATGCGACGGGGTGGGAACCACCGAGCGACATTCCGATAGACGAAAAGGTCCACCGGACGCGAGACCACGAGTACGAAAACGACCACGAGCGGGATGCGATGGCCGCCGCGCTGTACGCCTACGACGATCACGAAGACCAGTTCGACCGGATCGCCCAGAAGACGCCTCGGCAGTTCGACCGCGAAGAAGTGATCGCCCATGTAGTTGGTGGGGCCTCGGTTGAGGCCGCCCTGCGAGAGTTGTCGGACGAGCCCGAACCCGACGAGGAGGAGTCGACCCATGAGCCACGCGAACTCTCCGACGAGGAACAGCGGATCAAGGAGTTAGAGGCCCAAGTCGAGCGGCTCCAGTCGCACAACGACGAACTGGAGACGGAACTCGACAAGCGAGAAGAAACGATTGAACAGTACAAAGAGGAACTGTCGACCGCCAAACGCCAAGAACGGCAGGAGGCCCGCGAGCGCCGGGAGGTCTCGCGGCTCCAGCGGGAGACCGACCGGCTCGAACGCGAGCGTGACGAGGCCGAAGCGCGCGCCGAGGAGATGGCATCGAAGTTGGATCGCCTCAAGGAACTGTGGAAGCTCGATCACTCGAACGTCGACGACGTGGCGGGCGACCGGAACCTCGTCTCGGTCAAAATCGTCGATCAGTTCACGAAACGCGATATTGAGGCGGTCGACGAGGAAATCGGCCTCTCCAGCGGCGATATCGTCTACTTCCGCGACGCCTCGGGAGCCGGTCGAAGCACCGCCGAACGGCTCGCAGCGACCGATCCGCGGGTCGTGCTGCGAGATGGCGGGCTGTCGGATGCGGCCGACGAGGTGCTTTTTGAATCTGGGATTCCGGTTGGGCCAGCCGACGATGTCTCGATTCAGGAGATCGATGAACTGGCGGTCGTCGACGACGAGGAAATCGAGGCCGTCATCAAGGAGTGGGAGCGCCGGGCCGAGGAACGCAGACGCGAACAGAACGCGAGTATGGTCGACGAACTCATCAGCGAACACCGGGCGGATACGAAAAGCAGCGGGAGCTAG
- the rnz gene encoding ribonuclease Z produces the protein MSLRVTFLGTSGAVPTTDRAPSAIFINREGDGLLFDCGEGTQRQMMRFGTGFDVSHLFVTHLHGDHILGIPGLVQSWSFNGRDEPLTIYTPQGSGHDIETLLTVGDYTPAFPVEIVEVSAGDLAHEADEYEVRAFQTHHQTNAVGYALIEDDRPGRFDRQKAEEELGIPPGPAYGRLHAGESVELDDGRVVDPAEVVGEPRPGRKVVYTGDTRPVDATVEIAEDADLLIHDGTFAADNTDRARKTAHSTGGEAGEIAARAGVQRLALTHISSRYGADSSPIKQDAESTFDGEVFVARDGQTLDLPFPDE, from the coding sequence ATGTCGTTACGTGTGACCTTTCTCGGCACCAGCGGGGCCGTTCCGACGACCGACCGGGCTCCGAGTGCCATCTTTATCAACCGCGAGGGCGACGGACTCCTGTTCGACTGTGGCGAGGGCACACAGCGCCAGATGATGCGGTTCGGTACCGGGTTCGACGTCTCTCATCTCTTCGTTACGCATCTCCACGGTGACCACATTCTCGGGATTCCCGGACTCGTCCAGAGTTGGAGCTTCAACGGACGGGACGAGCCACTGACGATCTATACGCCACAAGGTTCGGGCCACGATATCGAGACCCTGCTCACGGTCGGCGACTACACACCGGCGTTTCCGGTCGAGATCGTTGAGGTCAGTGCCGGGGACCTCGCCCACGAGGCCGACGAGTACGAAGTCCGAGCCTTCCAGACGCACCACCAGACCAACGCGGTCGGCTACGCGCTGATCGAGGACGACCGCCCCGGCCGGTTCGACCGCCAGAAAGCCGAAGAAGAACTGGGAATTCCGCCGGGACCGGCCTACGGTCGACTCCACGCTGGCGAGTCGGTCGAACTCGACGACGGCCGCGTGGTCGACCCCGCGGAAGTCGTCGGCGAGCCACGTCCCGGCCGAAAAGTCGTCTATACGGGTGACACGCGACCGGTCGACGCAACCGTCGAGATCGCCGAGGACGCTGACCTGTTGATCCACGATGGAACGTTCGCGGCCGACAACACCGACCGCGCCCGCAAAACCGCTCACTCGACCGGCGGCGAAGCCGGGGAGATCGCCGCCCGCGCCGGGGTTCAGCGACTCGCGTTGACGCATATTTCCTCACGGTATGGGGCCGACTCCTCGCCGATCAAGCAGGATGCCGAGTCGACGTTCGACGGCGAAGTGTTCGTCGCCCGCGATGGCCAGACGCTCGATCTGCCGTTTCCCGACGAGTAG
- a CDS encoding DUF7282 domain-containing protein — translation MYELRSVGVIVLATLVLLSTGLAGVAVAADAPSPAVLQADSGEITVDEETDDSESDEPEADDPGDSFEITDLDAPETVAVGETVTVTATVTNPNAFETNQSVEFRLDGDVVDRQTLEIEGQADRTISIGVDSEEIGVGNFIHGLLTTDRGELATLEIIPFAEVDFDDQETDGESLVVDSATLSEGGFVAIYDDDGDLVGVSEHLDEGDHEDIEVELFDEDRDIEFDGDELDDGDSDLTAVVHLDSDDDEAFVFAEDDSLDQPYVDVDGEPISDSATVTVPVEEDEADDEDEADDEADDEDEADGEDGADGEDGTDGEDEADGEDESGDEDEANNDVDSDDAAATITAVVDFRDQETDSESVVVDSAVVPVDGYVAIYEGEDIIGVSDYLDAGEEARDIQIDLFDVRSASFDRERLTEDTTLTAVLHEETSGNEKFDHVRNDIRDGPVVDDEGTPVSDTAEITVPALETESEQSDAEESDSEESDSEEDDIENNGETESASDDDDDSDDTELIEDAESDTDDNVDSDEEDSDASSDDSPDDNDAESDSMEDDSEGEPVDESNETDAEEDESDNESDETDEEDDGDGVDDEDEVDDEDEVDDEDEVDDEDEADDEDEADDEDESDDEDEADDEDEADDEDEADDEDEADDEDEADDEDEADDEDGADDEDEADDEDEADDEDEADDEDEADDEDEADDEDESE, via the coding sequence ATGTATGAGCTCAGATCAGTTGGCGTGATCGTACTCGCAACGTTGGTACTGCTGTCGACGGGACTGGCAGGCGTCGCCGTCGCGGCCGACGCCCCCTCGCCCGCAGTGTTGCAGGCCGACAGTGGCGAAATCACCGTCGACGAGGAGACCGACGACAGCGAGAGCGACGAACCCGAAGCCGACGACCCCGGCGACTCCTTCGAGATCACTGACCTCGACGCGCCGGAGACAGTCGCAGTCGGCGAGACAGTGACAGTAACCGCGACGGTAACTAATCCCAACGCATTCGAGACGAACCAGTCGGTCGAGTTCCGGCTCGACGGCGATGTGGTCGACCGACAGACCCTCGAAATCGAGGGCCAAGCCGACCGAACCATCTCGATTGGGGTCGACTCCGAGGAAATCGGTGTCGGAAACTTCATTCACGGCTTGCTGACGACCGACCGCGGCGAGCTGGCGACCCTCGAAATCATCCCATTTGCCGAGGTCGACTTCGATGATCAAGAGACCGACGGCGAGTCACTTGTCGTCGACAGCGCGACGCTCTCGGAGGGCGGCTTCGTCGCGATCTACGACGATGATGGCGACCTCGTCGGCGTCTCGGAGCATCTCGATGAGGGAGACCACGAAGATATCGAGGTCGAACTGTTCGACGAGGACCGCGACATCGAATTCGACGGCGATGAGCTCGACGACGGCGACTCCGACCTGACTGCCGTTGTGCATCTCGATTCCGATGACGACGAGGCGTTCGTCTTCGCTGAAGACGACAGCCTCGACCAGCCGTATGTCGACGTCGACGGTGAACCGATCAGCGACAGCGCAACCGTGACGGTGCCAGTCGAAGAGGATGAGGCAGACGACGAAGACGAAGCAGATGACGAAGCCGACGATGAGGACGAAGCTGATGGAGAGGACGGAGCAGACGGTGAGGACGGAACAGACGGCGAAGACGAAGCAGACGGCGAAGACGAATCGGGCGACGAGGATGAGGCGAACAACGATGTAGACAGTGACGACGCAGCCGCAACGATCACAGCCGTCGTCGATTTTAGGGATCAGGAGACCGACAGCGAGTCAGTTGTCGTCGACTCCGCCGTTGTTCCGGTCGATGGCTACGTGGCCATCTACGAGGGCGAGGACATCATCGGTGTCTCCGACTATCTCGACGCGGGCGAGGAGGCCAGAGATATACAGATCGACCTGTTCGACGTTCGCAGCGCTTCATTCGACCGCGAGCGCCTGACAGAAGACACCACGCTAACGGCAGTCCTCCACGAGGAAACCAGCGGCAACGAGAAGTTCGATCACGTCAGAAACGACATTCGCGACGGGCCAGTTGTCGACGACGAGGGCACCCCCGTTTCTGACACAGCCGAAATCACGGTTCCAGCACTCGAAACGGAGTCCGAACAGAGCGATGCTGAAGAGAGCGATTCCGAAGAGAGCGATTCCGAAGAGGACGATATCGAAAACAACGGTGAGACGGAATCCGCGTCCGATGATGATGACGATAGCGACGACACGGAACTGATCGAAGACGCGGAGTCAGACACCGACGACAATGTTGATTCTGACGAGGAAGACAGTGACGCGTCCAGCGACGACTCACCGGACGACAACGATGCCGAATCAGACAGTATGGAAGACGACTCCGAGGGGGAACCGGTCGACGAAAGCAACGAGACGGATGCTGAAGAAGACGAATCCGACAACGAGAGCGACGAGACGGATGAAGAAGATGACGGTGACGGCGTAGACGACGAAGACGAGGTAGACGACGAAGACGAGGTAGACGACGAAGACGAGGTAGATGACGAAGACGAAGCTGACGACGAGGATGAAGCAGATGACGAAGATGAATCCGACGACGAAGACGAGGCAGATGACGAGGACGAAGCAGACGACGAAGACGAGGCAGATGACGAGGACGAAGCAGACGACGAAGACGAGGCAGATGACGAGGACGAAGCAGACGACGAAGACGGAGCTGACGACGAAGACGAGGCAGATGACGAAGATGAAGCAGATGACGAGGACGAAGCAGACGACGAAGACGAGGCAGACGACGAAGATGAAGCAGATGACGAAGATGAATCCGAGTAA
- a CDS encoding ZIP family metal transporter, producing the protein MGLLANLGFVFSAGLLTALATGLGALPFFFFETISDRRNIVLWGLASGIMVSASVFGLIEEGLAEGSGWEIAAGMAAGVVLVIIAHEVLVDAEIDPQEYEEADFKKLVLILGILTVHSFPEGIAVGVSFADLGLEGGAQILGVTVPLLAIFMTVAISIHNIPEGTAISIPLKSMGVSNWKLVWWAVFSSLPQPIGAVMAFAFVRTAREFLPFGFGFAAGAMIYLVISEFIPEALDLGENVPSGGKPELVGGIVFGVLLMLPLRYV; encoded by the coding sequence ATGGGGCTTCTGGCAAATCTCGGCTTTGTTTTTAGTGCTGGATTGCTTACCGCGCTGGCGACCGGACTCGGCGCGCTCCCGTTTTTCTTTTTCGAGACGATCAGCGACCGCCGGAATATCGTGCTTTGGGGTCTGGCCTCCGGCATCATGGTTTCGGCGTCGGTCTTCGGTCTCATCGAAGAAGGGCTGGCCGAGGGAAGCGGGTGGGAGATAGCCGCTGGGATGGCCGCCGGTGTCGTCCTCGTCATCATCGCCCACGAGGTGTTAGTCGACGCCGAAATCGACCCACAGGAGTACGAGGAAGCCGATTTCAAGAAACTCGTGCTCATACTCGGGATACTGACCGTTCATAGCTTCCCCGAGGGGATTGCGGTCGGCGTCTCGTTTGCGGATCTCGGACTAGAGGGAGGGGCACAAATCCTGGGCGTTACCGTGCCATTGCTGGCGATCTTCATGACGGTCGCCATTTCCATTCACAACATCCCCGAGGGAACGGCGATCTCGATCCCGCTCAAATCGATGGGGGTGTCGAACTGGAAGCTGGTCTGGTGGGCGGTGTTTTCGAGCCTCCCACAGCCAATCGGTGCCGTGATGGCCTTCGCGTTCGTTCGTACTGCTCGGGAGTTCCTCCCGTTCGGCTTCGGGTTTGCCGCGGGGGCGATGATTTATCTCGTTATTTCGGAGTTCATCCCCGAGGCACTCGATCTCGGTGAGAACGTTCCCAGCGGCGGCAAGCCGGAGCTGGTCGGTGGCATCGTCTTCGGCGTGCTCCTGATGTTGCCACTTCGGTACGTCTGA
- a CDS encoding glutathione S-transferase N-terminal domain-containing protein has protein sequence MLELYQSEGCPHCAKVRDKLSALGVSSVIHNPRLPGGAGGDVTNEITHDELIAGGADQIPYLVDTDRGVTMYETDDIVDYLDEQYS, from the coding sequence ATGCTAGAACTCTACCAGTCGGAAGGCTGTCCACACTGTGCAAAGGTCCGCGACAAACTCTCGGCACTCGGCGTCTCCTCTGTGATCCACAATCCGCGGCTCCCCGGCGGTGCCGGTGGCGACGTGACCAACGAGATCACGCACGACGAACTCATTGCCGGCGGCGCAGATCAGATCCCGTATCTGGTCGACACCGACCGCGGCGTAACGATGTACGAGACCGACGATATCGTCGACTATCTCGATGAACAGTACAGCTAA
- a CDS encoding SDR family NAD(P)-dependent oxidoreductase — MARTAVIAGVGPGLGESIARKFVDEGCQVGLFARSERYLDELSTDLGENVLAVPTDITDPEQVDEGFEAVREAFGPVDILVNHASGGSWKGLREISPEEFEDAWRVSSFGALCCSQAAVDDMLAENGGTIIFTGATSAVRGRDGALGFSAAKFSNRGMAESMARELGPEGIHVAHVVIDGQIETPRVEQQYPDRDEETFLDPDSVADSYWHLIEQDRSSWTLELDVRPHVEEF; from the coding sequence ATGGCACGAACCGCAGTCATCGCTGGCGTTGGGCCGGGACTCGGTGAATCGATTGCACGTAAATTCGTCGACGAGGGCTGTCAAGTCGGGCTGTTTGCCCGCTCCGAGCGGTATCTCGACGAGCTGTCGACGGACCTCGGTGAGAACGTGCTGGCGGTGCCGACCGATATTACGGACCCTGAGCAGGTCGACGAGGGGTTCGAGGCAGTGCGTGAGGCGTTCGGTCCGGTCGACATCCTCGTCAATCATGCCAGCGGCGGCTCGTGGAAGGGACTCCGGGAGATTTCACCAGAGGAGTTCGAGGACGCATGGCGCGTCTCGTCGTTCGGAGCCCTCTGCTGTTCGCAGGCGGCCGTCGACGATATGCTCGCCGAGAACGGTGGGACGATCATCTTCACGGGGGCGACATCGGCAGTGCGGGGTCGTGACGGCGCACTGGGGTTCAGCGCGGCGAAGTTCAGCAATCGCGGGATGGCCGAGTCGATGGCGCGCGAACTCGGGCCGGAGGGAATCCACGTCGCCCACGTCGTGATCGATGGCCAGATTGAGACCCCGCGAGTCGAACAGCAGTATCCGGACCGCGACGAAGAGACGTTTCTCGACCCCGATTCGGTTGCCGACTCCTACTGGCATCTCATCGAACAGGATCGGTCGTCCTGGACGCTTGAACTCGACGTTCGTCCGCACGTCGAGGAGTTCTAA
- a CDS encoding AAA family ATPase has translation MDAPLWTDAYAPALSELPQPEVVERLERTVGEPMNLVVQGPPGVGKTAAARALASEVHDDTDADLIELNVADFFDRTKKEIKSDPRFEQFLTGRSRMSKRDMISRVLKESASYAPVSGNFKTILLDNAEAIREDFQQSLRRVMEQHHRTTQFVFTTRQPAKLIAPIHSRCFPVPMRSPTTDEIIAVLDGICTAEEVDCDEAGLEFVASAAGGNLRQAILTAQTTATQKDELTMQTAYETLGDIGDDDQILSALTDAKRGELKSARSTVDDLLSDEGYDGNELLGELLRVARSRSEFETSDITRLHALAGEADLELTEGLDDRLHLTHLLASWAEGRTQLRSTA, from the coding sequence ATGGACGCGCCGCTGTGGACCGATGCCTACGCGCCCGCCCTTTCGGAACTCCCCCAACCGGAAGTCGTCGAGCGCCTCGAACGCACCGTCGGCGAGCCGATGAACCTCGTGGTCCAAGGGCCGCCCGGAGTCGGCAAAACCGCTGCCGCCCGCGCCCTCGCCAGCGAGGTCCACGACGACACCGACGCCGATCTAATCGAACTTAACGTGGCGGACTTCTTCGACCGCACGAAAAAGGAGATCAAATCCGATCCCCGATTCGAGCAGTTTCTGACTGGCCGGAGCCGGATGTCGAAACGCGACATGATTAGCCGCGTGCTCAAGGAATCGGCCAGCTACGCCCCGGTGTCGGGGAACTTCAAAACGATTCTCCTCGACAACGCCGAGGCGATCCGCGAGGACTTCCAGCAGTCACTCCGCCGGGTGATGGAACAACACCACCGGACCACCCAATTCGTCTTCACCACGCGACAGCCCGCCAAACTCATCGCCCCGATCCACTCGCGGTGTTTCCCGGTTCCGATGCGCTCGCCGACGACCGACGAAATCATCGCCGTCCTCGACGGAATCTGTACCGCCGAGGAGGTCGACTGCGACGAGGCGGGCCTCGAATTCGTCGCCAGCGCGGCAGGGGGAAATCTCCGGCAAGCGATTCTCACCGCCCAGACGACTGCTACGCAAAAAGACGAACTCACGATGCAGACGGCCTACGAGACGCTGGGCGATATCGGCGACGACGACCAGATCCTCAGCGCGCTCACCGATGCCAAGCGTGGCGAACTTAAATCCGCCCGCAGCACGGTCGACGACCTGCTGTCTGACGAGGGGTACGATGGCAACGAACTCCTCGGCGAACTCCTGCGTGTCGCCCGCTCCCGCTCGGAGTTCGAGACGAGCGACATCACCCGACTCCACGCGCTGGCTGGCGAGGCCGACCTCGAACTCACCGAAGGACTGGACGACCGACTCCACCTGACCCACCTGCTTGCGTCGTGGGCCGAGGGTCGCACCCAACTCCGGTCGACGGCCTAA
- a CDS encoding protein sorting system archaetidylserine decarboxylase: MTPPYAVAPGCWRYAIACFAVALPTAILAPPLAAVALALGVGVLWFHRDPKRTPPESGILAPADGHISVIREEGDRLRVGTFMNVTDVHVNRAPMAGTVTEVDHRPGAYKPAFSKDSDRNERVVVDCGEYEVALIAGWFARRIHPYIEPGDELTRGQRIGHVSFGSRADVLLPAAYSREDLLVTDGEAVRAGETRLVETK, encoded by the coding sequence ATGACACCACCATACGCCGTCGCGCCGGGCTGCTGGCGGTACGCGATAGCCTGCTTTGCTGTCGCACTCCCCACAGCAATCCTCGCTCCACCCCTCGCAGCCGTCGCGCTGGCACTCGGCGTCGGCGTGCTGTGGTTTCACCGCGATCCGAAGCGTACACCACCCGAGTCGGGTATCCTCGCACCCGCCGACGGTCACATTTCAGTCATCCGCGAGGAGGGCGACCGGCTCCGTGTTGGCACGTTTATGAACGTCACCGATGTCCACGTCAACCGCGCGCCGATGGCCGGCACGGTCACCGAGGTCGACCACCGGCCGGGAGCCTACAAACCCGCCTTCTCGAAGGATTCCGACCGCAACGAACGGGTGGTCGTCGACTGCGGCGAGTACGAAGTCGCGCTGATCGCCGGCTGGTTTGCCCGCCGGATTCATCCCTACATCGAACCGGGTGACGAACTCACGCGCGGCCAGCGAATCGGCCACGTCTCTTTCGGAAGTCGGGCAGACGTGCTGTTACCCGCCGCCTACTCCCGTGAGGATCTCTTGGTGACTGATGGCGAGGCGGTCAGGGCTGGCGAGACGCGGCTCGTCGAAACGAAGTAG
- a CDS encoding CDP-2,3-bis-(O-geranylgeranyl)-sn-glycerol synthase, with protein sequence MIGSLVATAFWAMLPAYVPNNAAVLAGGGRPIDGGRTWGGRRVLGDGKTWRGTAVGTLIGVLLALGLNAINGPVSATLGVSLPTFPIQAAVGLALGAMLGDIGASFIKRRSGRERGAAFPGLDQLDFVVGALLVAFLVDADWFLSTFTLGIIVVILVITPLLHVSTNIIAFKIGAKEEPW encoded by the coding sequence ATGATCGGTTCACTCGTTGCGACGGCGTTTTGGGCCATGTTGCCCGCCTATGTCCCGAACAATGCGGCGGTGCTCGCCGGTGGGGGTCGACCCATCGACGGTGGTCGTACGTGGGGCGGACGGCGCGTGTTGGGCGACGGCAAAACGTGGCGCGGCACCGCCGTCGGCACGCTCATCGGCGTTCTGCTCGCGCTGGGACTCAACGCGATCAACGGTCCCGTTTCGGCCACACTCGGCGTCTCGCTGCCGACGTTCCCGATTCAGGCTGCGGTCGGCCTCGCTCTCGGAGCCATGCTCGGCGATATCGGAGCCTCGTTTATCAAGCGCCGGAGTGGCCGCGAGCGTGGAGCCGCGTTTCCGGGACTCGATCAGCTCGATTTCGTCGTCGGCGCACTGCTGGTTGCGTTTCTGGTCGACGCCGACTGGTTCCTGTCGACGTTTACCCTCGGCATAATCGTCGTTATCCTCGTCATAACGCCACTCCTCCACGTGAGCACCAATATCATTGCGTTCAAAATCGGTGCCAAAGAGGAGCCGTGGTAG